ATCGCTGTCAGGTTGGCGCGTAGCACTGTGGCCAGGGTCGCCCCGTTTGCCGTGGTTCCCGCAGCAGTGAGAGGAAGCGCGATCTCCAGAGCGCAAGACAGGCCAGCCTCCTGCAGAGCCGCTGAGACTGTCTCAAAGGAATCTCCCAGCGTCTGCTCACTGAGTCCTGTCTCTGAGCCACGGAGCTGCAGCCACTGGAAGCCACAGGAGCGAGCAAAGGCAATCTCCTCGCGCAGTGGGCGCCAGTGGGAACGAAAAAGGCGGGCCACCATACCGATCTGGATTGGGGGGCGGCGGGCTTGTTGGCGCTGGCGTTGTGCTTCTGCGCGGCGTCGAGCCTCTGGATCGCTGTTCACCACACTCATGGCCGCCTCCAGGCCGCGTGTGAGCACCAGCTCGATGGCCGCCACCGCCTCGTCTTCAGCCTGCTCAAGCTGACTGCGCTCAGCAGCGGGAGGGGCCCCCAGCACGTAATCGATCACGCTCATACGTGAGTTGCTCGGGCGCCCGACGCCAACGCGCAGGCGCGGGAACTGGTCGCTGTGCAGGTGATGAACGATGCTCTCCAGCCCATTGTGACCGCCGGTGCTCCCGCGGGCACGCAGGCGCAAACGTCCGACGGGAAGGTCGAGGTCATCGCAGACAACCAGGATATCCTGGGGAGCAAGCCGGTACCAGCGAGCGAGAGCGCCCACGGCTTCGCCGCTGAGATTCATATAGGTCAGGGGCTTCACCAGGACGACCTTTTCACCCCCGAGCATACCACTGGCCAACAAGGCCCGGCTGCGCTCTTCGCTCCAGCGCCAGCCGAGCTTCTGAGCCAGTTTCTCAACGACGCGGAAGCCGACGTTGTGGCGCGTCGGCGCATATTGAGGGCCAGGGTTGCCCAATCCTACAATCAACTTCATCTATTGCTAGTTCAGACACCTGTCATCTATTTTTTGGAGGAAAAGACGAAAAGAGAGCCGGACTATGGTCAGGTTAGCGACCGTAGGCCAGGCGCACGGCCAGGTACTGGGGCAGGCCAGCCTTAATGATTTTCTCCTGTGTCTTCTTAATATCGTAGGGCACGCGGTAGAACTCGAAGCCGGCTTCTGTATCGTAGATCATAAAAGCAGCACGTGGATCGCCATCGCGTGGCTGCCCCACTCCGCCGGGATTGATGATCGCCCGATAGCCAGCGGGCGGGTTCCAATGCCCTTCTGGTGGGGTAAGCATCTCATTCGTGACCTTGATCATGCTCTGACTGAGGCCGAGCAAAGCCAGCAACTCCTCAATCTCGCTGTTGAGGCGGTCCTCAGCGTTCAGAATCTCCTCCTCGGAAGTTCGCGATTCGATCGCCTCAAGCGCTGCCACAATATCGGCATACTCGCCCTCCTGCGGGTCCGACTCGGTTCCAGGCGTCTTTTCGTCTGTGGGAGCATGATCAGCATCGGTTGCCTCTCTGGTTGTCGCTGGAGCCGCCGTCTTTGTAGCAGTTCCCTGGACTTCCTCGACAGTTCCTTCCTCTGTCAGCTCTCGCCTCTCATCCTCGCCCAGACCGGTGGAAGGGGACGGCTCTGAGCCTGAAGCACGGGCGCGGCTCTCATCAGCCTCGGCGCCGGTCTCAGCAGAAGCCGTTTCCTGCGCGCGCTCCTCGGAAGCCTCGGCGCTGCCGGCCTGGTTAGCAGCCAGCGGCTGCTGGAAGATCACTGGAATATGGGTATGGCCCACAAAGCAAAAGCGGCTGCTAAAATGCTGGAAGCTACGCTCGGCAAGCACCTCGGAGGTAAGGTACTCCCAGAGGGGGCCGTAAGGGCTCCCATGCACGAGCGTAACATCGCCGATATCGAGGCGCTCCGGCAGGTTAGCCAGAAACTCGCGGTGCTCTTCTGTCAACTGCTGAGCGGTCCACTCGG
The genomic region above belongs to Thermogemmatispora onikobensis and contains:
- the pth gene encoding aminoacyl-tRNA hydrolase — encoded protein: MKLIVGLGNPGPQYAPTRHNVGFRVVEKLAQKLGWRWSEERSRALLASGMLGGEKVVLVKPLTYMNLSGEAVGALARWYRLAPQDILVVCDDLDLPVGRLRLRARGSTGGHNGLESIVHHLHSDQFPRLRVGVGRPSNSRMSVIDYVLGAPPAAERSQLEQAEDEAVAAIELVLTRGLEAAMSVVNSDPEARRRAEAQRQRQQARRPPIQIGMVARLFRSHWRPLREEIAFARSCGFQWLQLRGSETGLSEQTLGDSFETVSAALQEAGLSCALEIALPLTAAGTTANGATLATVLRANLTAIRRLPCSRVHFHLTTSLRSPDALRTLEERLVSALQEAQTFAASQTPAFLLGIEQNEPEAGLFAQPDRCAWLLEQVPTLGFVWDVNHTLPEALPAYLALAPRMILIHVSDTPLPQLNYHLPLGLGTLDIEGYCEELLARGFAGPAILEIGGTPRSGGFGRDSDEALRASAQRLRSAIGRAYARVRSRQLEAPRA
- a CDS encoding metallophosphoesterase family protein; the protein is MRYAVFSDIHANLEALEAVLAKIDEISKEKPIDQIWFLGDLVGYGPDPNACISLLRERTDVIIAGNHDWAAVNKIDLDDFSAAARISAEWTAQQLTEEHREFLANLPERLDIGDVTLVHGSPYGPLWEYLTSEVLAERSFQHFSSRFCFVGHTHIPVIFQQPLAANQAGSAEASEERAQETASAETGAEADESRARASGSEPSPSTGLGEDERRELTEEGTVEEVQGTATKTAAPATTREATDADHAPTDEKTPGTESDPQEGEYADIVAALEAIESRTSEEEILNAEDRLNSEIEELLALLGLSQSMIKVTNEMLTPPEGHWNPPAGYRAIINPGGVGQPRDGDPRAAFMIYDTEAGFEFYRVPYDIKKTQEKIIKAGLPQYLAVRLAYGR